A region of the Zonotrichia leucophrys gambelii isolate GWCS_2022_RI chromosome 14, RI_Zleu_2.0, whole genome shotgun sequence genome:
TGTTTTCTTCCTGAACAACCTGTTCAACAGGTACCTCAGTGTGACCGGAGCCCTCACTACTGCCAGGATGCTTTAGTGCAGCAGTCACAGCTGTGCGAAGACACTCGGAGGTAAGAACCACCGTAGGATGCTCTGGgatcccagggatgctgtggcaGCCAGGAATACCGTGACATGCTGTAGGACCCCGGGGATGCTGTGGGCTGCGTGGAcgctgtgtgaggagcagagtgCCAGGAAAGCCGTGCGATCCCAGATGAGTGGGACGCAGGGGTTCTGTGGAGCCTGGGGATGCGCTGGGATGTCAGGGATGCTGCGGGAGGAGAGGCTGCGGGGGCTGTTGCGGGGCCCTGCCCGAGCCCGGCCCCAACGGCCCCAACGGCGCCGCCCGCGGGAGCGCCCGAGGCCGGGGGTCGGCCGGGGCCCGGGCCGAGCACGGCGCCCTGCGCTGCCGCCCCGCCGCGCTGCAAGTGAGATGCACAGAGCCCCGGCGGGGCTCGGGTGGCTTTGAATGTTTAATTGCGGCCGGGGCAGGGACTGCGTGTAGGAGGGAGTCGGGAGCCACAGCCTCTGAAATGTCCCGACTGCCGGTGAGGAGCCCCTAGAAGGGCAAGAACCTCCTTGTTCAGAAAATGAGGAATTCACGagtactttttttcttaatgcagTTATTAACCTTTTCTATAGTATAGCAGCTATTTTATTCGAGTTCCCCTCGAAAGCAAGAGATTTGATAGCCTTGTTCTCTGATACACCTTCTAAAGTTATAAGGATCAGACGTCCCTCTTCCCTCCTGACAGCCTCATCTATCTcaactccagcactgccaatgATAACAACTCACTGTGTTCTTAATTTGTGTCTAGCTGCTGGTACTTAGAAAGAAGCTGGAAATACCACTTCTCTCAGATGTCTGTCTTGGCAGTAAACTGGGGACTGTAAATTCTGGGTTGCTTTTGTCTTTATCTCTCTTAGGCAGGCTGCATTAAAGCCACATTTTGCTGCTGTGACTAGATCTTGTCAACATGAAACTCCCTGAAATTGTCTGCATCCAGGAGTGCTGTGGAGCAACTTTCACCATGTAGAAGGAATTTTTACATGTATCTGGTAGTGCTGGGCAGTATTTCATtgacacaaaattaaaaatgagtgGAACAGCAACACCCACCCGTCGAAACTCTGACTGCAGTAAGAGCAAACATGCTGGAATACTCAAAAAAATCAATATGAAAGCCGTGGTGACAGGAGGTGCTGGCTATTGTGGATACAAGCTGGGATGTGCTCTTGCCAACATAGGAGCTTCTGTTGTGCTGTGTGACATACACAAGCCTTTGTGGGTGATTCCCAGTGGAGTGGCTTGGATCCAGGTATGATAAATAATATCTTGCCAACAGTCAAAGTTAGTTCATTTGTATTTTCCATAAAGTCTTCCTAGTTTTCACTGAATCCAAATACGTATTGccaattatttcaaatttctgtgACCTTTTTAACTGTGTGGACATCCCACATGAATTCTGGTGAATGGATTTTAGTATATCTGAAATAATGAAACCAGCAAAACCTGTAATGCATGGGGCAGTTTCACTCCTGACTCCTCAGGATCCTGCCTTCATCTAGGCCTTAGCTAAACCACCTGTAGAATAAACACAGGAGTATTGTGAACCTTAATAAATGTCTTTAAAGAGTTCTTTGGGTTCTATGGAAGAAAAGTATCATTATCAGCAAGCAGGGAGGTGTGCCCAGTTTTGATCCCAGGATATTTGTACAGCAAGTACAGTTCTTTCTGTATGGATTCCCTCTGTGCTAACCCACTGTGTGACAAATGCTCACCTGCAGCTTTGATCTCGTGTCCAAATATCTTCTGTTGTGTATTACAGACAGATATCAGGGATTACAGTGCTGTACTGGCAGTCTGTGAAGGGGCTGACTGTGTGTTTCACGTAGCTTCCTATGGAATGTCAGGAACAGAGCAGGTGAGTCCAcatagttttggttttttctgtgtGACTGCCCACAGAGAGCGTGAGAGCCTTTGATGCTGTAACACTGCAGGACAGATTTCATCTCTTCATATCGCCCTGGACTTTTGGTAAATTGTGCTGTGCAAACTGGAGTGCCACCTCAAGCAGGCTGCTTGCAGTGATTTCCTCTCATTAGAGGTTCCACCAGCACCCTGGGAGGGTGCTGGAGATGGAAATGGCATTGAAAAGCTCTGAAATACTGTGAAGACTAAATGAAGGACAAGGGAGGCTGCTTCCCTCCAAAACCCTGATTCTTCCCTAAACCTTCACATGGATCTCCTAGGTGTTAAGGTCACTAGGAGGAATAAAACTTAactaaattataaattatttcatatatCTGAATTGTAACAATAACAATATTTGAAGTCTTTAATTGTTCACCATTGGGTAAAAAGCTCTACAGATGCTCTTGATGTAGGACTCTGAGTCACAATTTTATAATTAGAGttacaagcacacacacacatccacacacaaacacacctctttcttattttatttcataagaGGAACTTCAGTAATTACCCTGTCTGGATAGAACAGCTCACTCGAAGTTCTTTGCACTGAGCAATGCATAATTTGAATTGCTGTGGTTAGAGGCAACTGGTCACTAAAGTGCTACTGAAACTGTATTTAACAAACTGCTGCAAGATATGTAATAACTGGACATATATTTTTAGAAGCACTacaattttctttgcttcaaGCAGACTAGTCTgtaaaaacacaagaaaaatacacaaatagtttaaaaataatgattaGACTTCTTTACGTCTGAAACAGCAGTCTAAATGGCATTTTTAACAATCAAAGCACTAAATTATGTttatttggggacatttctaACATCCCCCTATTGAACTGAATATGTATTATTACTATAAAAtgcaccatttttttcttttcctagttGCATAAAAAAGAGATTGAAAGTGTCAACATCAGTGGAACAAGACTCATCCTTAATGGTATGTATTTAACTGAGCCATTGGGTGTTAGTACAGCATACCAAACATCACATCCCATTTAGAGAAAGCCACTTGGCCTTTTTGGCACACTCTGTCACCAAGTGCTTGACATTGTTGGCAGAAAATGAGGAAACCTGTAATTGGGGAGGAGAAGGGTTATGCTCAATTCTCCTAGGAGGTGTGACATGAgagccagcactgcagtgcaGCTACTTCAGCTTCTCAACACCTTGTTTGACTGATGTTAGAATCTGTATCCATGTCATGAGTTAACCAATTCCCTGTGTATTTTGTAGTAGTTAACCTGCTTGCTAACAACTTGTACAGGCAGTGAGCAGCCCTTCAAGCAGAAGGACTTCTGTCCTCTGCCCAgcaggctggaggagctctCCCGAGGCAACTAAAGCACTTGCTTCTACACTGATGCCTTCCCTTCCAATATGCTCTGCATTTCAACTCACCCAGTCACAAAACAGAaggattttctcttttaagaTTTAACACTTTCTTAGAAAAAATGGCACACAAActttttcctaaataattttCCACTAAAGTAATTGATTATTCATTGcagcctgcaggaaaaaaaatgtgcctCGACTGGTGTACACCAGCTCAGTGAATGTGGTGTTTGGAGGGCTTCCCATTGAAGATGGGGATGAGGAATCCTTGGCATATTTCCCAGTTGACAAGGTATTTCATTGTACTTGATTCTCCAATTTCTCTGCTTATTTCCATGTTTCTGAAAAAGCCTGGAGTATTTCTGACAGAGTTTTGCCTGATGGAAGCATCCAGGCACAAGAAAGGCCAGGTGGGCTGATGTagaatacaagaaaataaagatagtgtggaaagtaatctcacccctaaggagttgcagctgggccaattatcaaagcTCAGGATCAGGCCTGACTTTagcaggccacagctgtaagcaatgagaagaagatgctataaaagagtggggtggctgggtgagaagggaactggagttgGTTGGTtactttgtgaagaagaaagagtcagtgctctgaggagatgcccatgagaaacaccagaaggtatggaactgttgtgataaggagacaccagtatggaacccctgcaatgaGATCACAACAGGATGAGagtttgagcagcctggtctggtgggaggcgcccctgcccatggaagagggggttggaacaagatgatcaCTGAAGTCcccttcaacccaaaccattctgtcattctttgaaagaaaaaagaaaactgtttaCACTCTTTGAAGATGCTATTTACAGCTTTGGCACATCAGTTTTATGCACATCAAAGTATatctatttctttgttttcctattAAGGCCTTGATTGGAAAATAACTCCCACAGTGCTGCATTAACATCAGGGATATTCCACCTGGATATGAGGATTCTGTGATATGGCTTGGTGCCTCTTTAGCTATTTATTATCCACatgatttttctggttttcccttAGAGGATGACATATATTCAAGGTAGAGCTGATCTGGAAAAGCAGCCCATTTTTATATGGTTTTattgcatttaatttaaaaagagaaagtaCTTCTGGCTGCTTTGCATACAAAGTTGTTTTTGGTGTCCCTCCTCTCTCCATCAAGTACTTCACAGTCTTTCAAGAAGTAAATATGGagataaaatatgaatatttttaataacattttaagTAACGCTTTCTCTGGGAGAATGCCACACAGAAGTGAGCAGGATACTTCAGACCAAGTGTAATGACTTCAAAACTTGGCTTTTGACTTTTCCGTTACCTGAAGAAGAAATCCAGATTACAAAGTAGTGATCAATTACATTCCTGGCAGCATCCAaaacatacatatatttattgCTTCTCAAATGTGCTGAAATTAATTAACCAGATTTGCATATACAAAAATACTTCCTTACCCTAGAAATATTCATGTGTTGTACTCTGAACCTAATATCCCACAACTTCTGTATTTTGAGGTATTTGTTGCCTCTGCTGAGGGAAATCTAGTGAAGAAGAGAAGCCTCTCTGTCCCACCATTCCAGGAACAGATACAAAtgtatttgctttttctctgtagCTTGTTGACCACTATTCCAGGACCAAATCGATTGCAGAACAAATGGTACTAGCAGCTGATGGAATTGCACTAGAAGGTACTTTTGTCTGAGCATGAATTCATAGTAGAATTTACTCCTCTTCTtgttcctccccaaaatcctgtgtCTTCTATCAATCCTTAGTGGACAAGACTGCCCAGCAGTTATGAAATTAAGTTATCAACTCCCTCTCACAAATTAGagtattttcatttataaattacttttaattgGTTTTAAGTTCCCACAATGTCTGTAAAAGGTTTTAGCATAGTAACAGTAAGTTCAGTatgttaatgaaaaataataagagCGCtataaattaaacaaaaacaagTGTTTAATGTCACTGTTGCATGCAACATAAGTGAAACACAAATGCTGATTAAATTGTTACATCCACACAGTCCCTCAAGttataaattaaaatctgaAGTAGGTACCTGAGCCTAGGGCTTGGAATTATTTATTAGTGCTTCCCAAAGTTTTCCATGTTGAGGAAGCCAGTTATACACTTGAATACTTAAGCTCACCTGTGAGATACTATAACTGCCAGTGCAAAACAAATTAATGTAAAGTGCAACATGATTCTGTGTGACCAAGTGATACTGAGCTAAATTTAGCTGTGGACACCTTACAGAAAAGACTCTTCACTTGATACTTGCAGAGGGCTATAAGAGATAGAAAGTCCATGATGGGAACTCCATcccaacaaaattattttgttcaaaataagaaaaggtATTTCTCCCCCTTTATTTCCTTCTCATCAAAGCCTCTCCTAATTACAGGACCAATACACAGTTCTGTATTAGTCAATGAAATAGAACCAAACATCACAGTTTGATTCTGTGCCATAGCAGGACTGATATTTTATATGTTTACAAGAACAGTTATTAGCAGATGATGAAACAGCCAGCTAATATACACGGGAAGATTTGATTTTTATGATCCCACTGAAATTGTCAAGAGCTTCTCCCTCACTCCAGTGGGAGCTGCACCTGCTGTTGAGGGAATCTTTCAGCTCTGCCTTGTACTGCTAACAGGTCACTGCTTCCCATCACTGATTTTGTGGGGATTAGTTGGTTTCATTCCACTATCCAATATATTTTTGAACAACCTGCTCACTTCAGTGAACTCATCGCCACAGCCAACACATTCATTcactgctctggcacagggacaagggactgattagaaagagatttttttaaatatctggtGTTTTCTAGGAACACAACTATGCTTGCAGAACTTCTCTGAATCTTTTCTTGCTATTTTGTATGCTCTAATTCTCCCATCTTATCTAACTCCCAATGCAGCACCTTCTGGTATGTATTGTTTTTTAAGGTAGTGAAATGAATTTAGAGTaagttctgctgcctctgcctttgGTTCATACACACAAAGATGCAGTGCAGTGATGTGAAGGTCTCTTAGGAATGCTCTTATCCCATGTTCTAGGAGGTGGAATACTCCACACGTGCGTTCTGCGCCCACCAGGCATCTACGGACCAGAGGAGCAGAGACACCTGCCAAGGCTTGCAGTATGTCATCTGAAATTTTAACCAGCACAGTTTGCTATGATATGGGTAAAAGGCTGAAAGGAACATCACTTATTTGTATTACAAATTGACTGATCTTATTGGGTAGCAATTCAACAATTCAGTCATTTGCTGAGGATATTATAACATTTTTAACAAGCATTATATCTGTAAAGTGTagattttaaaaggttttttttaattaaatgcaaaCACATGAAAATCCAGCTTTATAATTTAATGATTACTGTAAGATTCAGGCCAATCCATGATATTTTAAATGTCTGTTTAGATGCAACTTACAccaaattgttttaaatattaataagaaGAGATACAGCAAAATATCTTCTTTCCACTCTCAACTATGAACAGCTTTCCCTGTCCAATTAAACAGGTTCCAAAGTTGGAAGCACCCTCTGGTACAACAGGTTACTGAGGGCAGCACCTGAGGTGTTCACATTTTACTCTTTTTCACTTGATT
Encoded here:
- the LOC135454120 gene encoding putative short-chain dehydrogenase/reductase family 42E member 2 — translated: MSGTATPTRRNSDCSKSKHAGILKKINMKAVVTGGAGYCGYKLGCALANIGASVVLCDIHKPLWVIPSGVAWIQTDIRDYSAVLAVCEGADCVFHVASYGMSGTEQLHKKEIESVNISGTRLILNACRKKNVPRLVYTSSVNVVFGGLPIEDGDEESLAYFPVDKLVDHYSRTKSIAEQMVLAADGIALEGGGILHTCVLRPPGIYGPEEQRHLPRLAKIIERRLLSFKFGDPSVQMNWIHVENFVQAHILAARALTPEKNYIASGQVYFIHDGEKSNLFEWLTPLFEGLGCSKPWIRIPTCVVYASATFMERLHALLRPVVDLPPLLTRNEVQKISVTHTFRIDKARAQLGYRPQKFDFADSVNHYLQSRPRSYYKLFLNISLALFVTLILAFIFTKLGGLSSLRFFKGRQH